The following coding sequences are from one Virgibacillus necropolis window:
- a CDS encoding cystathionine gamma-synthase family protein codes for MTNKDVKKATKSVWAGEKKYRVHGATQVPTVFSVAYNYDDIDEWYDVAIGNKEGHIYGRNTNPTVQSFEDKVKILEGAEDSTSFSTGMAAISNSLATYLRPGDRIVSIKDTYGGTNKIFSEFLPQLNIEVELCDTGDHEQIEREVAKGCKILYLESPTNPTVKITDIKRMVKAGHEAGALVFVDNTFATPINQNPLELGADLVIHSATKFLGGHADALGGVVCGKAELVEPIYHYREINGATMDPMAAYLMIRGMKTLDLRVKRQCESAMKIATYLQSHDLVEEIYYPGLKTHPNHDIAKEQMSNFGGMLSFALKGGMDTVRKVLPKLEYANRAANLGSVETTVGPARTTSHVECTPEERKALGIPEGLVRYAVGIEDVEDLIQDLKRALDIK; via the coding sequence ATGACAAATAAAGATGTGAAAAAAGCGACTAAATCGGTATGGGCTGGGGAAAAGAAATATAGAGTACACGGTGCAACCCAAGTGCCGACCGTATTTAGTGTTGCTTATAACTATGATGATATAGACGAATGGTATGATGTAGCAATTGGAAATAAAGAAGGGCATATTTACGGAAGGAACACCAATCCGACTGTCCAATCGTTTGAAGATAAGGTGAAAATACTAGAAGGCGCCGAGGATTCCACAAGTTTTTCAACTGGGATGGCAGCGATAAGTAATTCGCTAGCTACTTATTTAAGACCAGGTGACCGTATTGTATCGATCAAAGATACATACGGTGGCACAAATAAGATATTTTCAGAGTTTTTACCGCAGTTAAATATCGAGGTAGAGTTATGCGACACAGGAGATCACGAACAAATTGAAAGAGAAGTAGCAAAAGGATGTAAAATTTTATATTTAGAGAGTCCGACAAATCCAACAGTGAAAATCACAGACATCAAACGAATGGTCAAAGCAGGTCACGAAGCAGGTGCTCTCGTATTTGTTGATAATACATTCGCAACACCAATTAACCAAAATCCATTGGAACTAGGCGCTGATCTTGTTATTCACAGCGCAACAAAATTCTTGGGAGGGCATGCTGACGCACTAGGTGGTGTGGTTTGCGGAAAAGCCGAACTCGTGGAGCCAATCTATCATTACAGAGAAATTAATGGTGCAACAATGGACCCGATGGCAGCCTATTTAATGATACGTGGAATGAAAACACTAGATTTAAGAGTGAAAAGACAGTGCGAAAGTGCCATGAAAATTGCGACCTATTTACAAAGTCACGACTTAGTCGAAGAAATATACTATCCAGGGCTTAAAACCCATCCAAATCACGATATTGCAAAAGAGCAAATGAGTAATTTTGGTGGTATGTTAAGTTTTGCTCTCAAAGGTGGAATGGATACCGTCCGAAAAGTATTACCAAAATTGGAATATGCAAACCGTGCAGCAAATCTTGGTTCAGTTGAAACAACCGTAGGACCTGCCAGAACCACAAGCCATGTAGAATGTACACCTGAAGAAAGAAAAGCACTAGGGATACCGGAAGGATTGGTTCGTTATGCGGTTGGAATTGAAGATGTGGAGGATTTAATTCAGGACTTAAAGCGAGCATTGGATATAAAATAA
- a CDS encoding M24 family metallopeptidase: MDFTIDEYKMRINRTKQKMQERGIEVLIITNPSNMNYLTGYNAWSFYVPQFIILTIDEDDPTWIGREMDANSAKLTSWLKEESIVPYSDDYVQSEFKHPMHFVADFLIKRNVEQKTVGVEMETHFFSARFYKEFIWMLPETKIEDASVLVNWVRLVKSDQEINYMKKAAKIVEKAMQVGYESLNVGARGCDVAAEIMRAQIKGFEEFGGDYSAIVPLIPAGEETSAPHMTWSERRYKKNDPVIIEIAGCHKRYHSPMARTMVLGEANDKLLDLSKVINYGIEEVIHCTQPGMTSEQIEEVFRKTIKKHGIIKDSRLGYSVGLSYPPDWGEHTVSIRNGDKTVIEPNMTFHFIPGIWYENYGCEISETIRITDNGCETLANFPRDLYMKK; encoded by the coding sequence ATGGATTTTACGATTGATGAATATAAGATGAGAATCAACCGCACAAAGCAAAAAATGCAAGAAAGGGGAATTGAAGTATTAATTATCACGAACCCTTCGAACATGAATTATTTAACCGGTTATAATGCTTGGTCGTTTTATGTGCCGCAGTTTATCATTTTGACTATCGATGAAGATGATCCCACATGGATTGGAAGGGAAATGGATGCAAATAGTGCGAAATTAACGTCCTGGTTAAAAGAAGAAAGTATCGTTCCCTACAGTGATGATTACGTACAATCTGAATTTAAACATCCCATGCACTTTGTAGCGGATTTTCTAATCAAACGAAATGTTGAACAAAAAACGGTTGGAGTTGAGATGGAAACGCACTTTTTTTCTGCACGATTTTATAAAGAATTTATATGGATGCTGCCGGAAACGAAAATTGAAGATGCCAGTGTTTTAGTCAACTGGGTTCGTTTAGTTAAGTCCGATCAAGAAATTAATTATATGAAAAAAGCAGCGAAAATAGTAGAAAAAGCAATGCAGGTAGGATATGAAAGTCTTAACGTGGGAGCACGTGGGTGTGACGTGGCAGCTGAAATTATGCGAGCCCAAATAAAGGGTTTTGAAGAATTCGGGGGCGATTACAGTGCTATTGTACCATTAATTCCTGCTGGAGAGGAAACATCAGCGCCTCATATGACATGGTCGGAAAGAAGATACAAGAAAAATGATCCCGTTATCATCGAAATAGCTGGGTGTCATAAGCGATATCATAGCCCAATGGCGAGAACAATGGTGTTAGGCGAAGCGAATGATAAGTTACTAGATTTATCAAAAGTAATTAACTATGGGATAGAAGAGGTCATTCACTGTACGCAACCTGGTATGACGAGTGAACAAATAGAAGAAGTATTTAGAAAAACAATTAAAAAACATGGGATAATCAAAGATTCGAGATTAGGGTATTCAGTTGGGCTAAGTTATCCACCTGATTGGGGCGAGCATACAGTCAGTATCAGAAATGGTGACAAAACAGTTATCGAGCCAAATATGACCTTCCATTTTATCCCCGGTATTTGGTATGAAAACTATGGGTGCGAGATAAGTGAAACAATCAGAATTACCGATAATGGATGCGAGACATTGGCAAACTTCCCAAGAGATTTATATATGAAAAAATAA
- a CDS encoding LysR family transcriptional regulator, translating into MDERDWMILQTLYHKKNITKAAQHLFISQPALTNRLQQLEKVFGVQIVNRGRRGVQFTPQGEYLAGCAEDMILTIQKMKENVLNMEGNVAGTIRLGVSNFFTDYKLPNLLKLFKEQYPKIEFKVTTGFSSHVTQLITNQNVHIGFVKGDYNWKGQKRLLFEENICIASKEEIDIRNLPQQPRIDYHTDSQLKASIDGWWSENFTAPPLVNIEVDKADTCKKMVLNGLGYAILPSMILNDVEDLYKIMIKMKNGKPIIRKTWMFYHEDALKLSIVKAFIDFIENTDLENSV; encoded by the coding sequence TTGGATGAGCGAGATTGGATGATTCTACAAACGCTTTACCATAAAAAAAACATTACAAAAGCAGCACAGCATTTATTTATTTCACAACCAGCTTTGACTAATCGCTTGCAGCAATTGGAGAAGGTATTTGGCGTTCAGATTGTGAACAGAGGTAGAAGGGGAGTACAGTTCACCCCTCAAGGTGAGTACTTAGCTGGGTGCGCTGAAGATATGATACTAACCATTCAAAAAATGAAAGAAAATGTTCTAAATATGGAGGGAAACGTTGCAGGAACGATAAGATTAGGCGTATCTAATTTTTTTACAGATTATAAGCTGCCAAATCTTTTGAAATTATTCAAGGAGCAATATCCCAAAATTGAATTTAAGGTGACGACTGGCTTTAGTAGTCATGTTACTCAACTAATCACAAATCAAAATGTACATATTGGTTTTGTTAAAGGAGATTACAACTGGAAGGGTCAAAAAAGATTGTTATTTGAGGAGAATATTTGTATCGCTTCCAAAGAAGAGATTGATATTCGAAATCTTCCTCAGCAACCAAGAATTGATTATCACACTGATTCCCAACTTAAGGCTTCCATAGATGGATGGTGGTCCGAAAACTTTACAGCACCACCATTAGTCAACATTGAAGTCGATAAAGCAGATACATGTAAGAAAATGGTCTTAAACGGATTAGGTTATGCTATATTACCAAGTATGATTTTAAATGACGTAGAAGATTTGTACAAAATCATGATTAAAATGAAAAATGGAAAGCCAATCATCCGAAAGACGTGGATGTTTTACCACGAGGATGCTTTAAAGTTAAGTATTGTTAAAGCTTTTATTGATTTTATAGAGAATACCGACTTGGAGAATAGCGTTTGA
- a CDS encoding YeeE/YedE family protein — translation MSPVNVQPIDEVKDPVQRENTELNSPQTRLIIGGLVVGAILFIYLLATQAITQPILLVIGLLLGYTLFHARFGFTSAFRRLMSVGNGQALRSHMLMLAVAVTLFAPILAFGYSFFGGGVSGYVSPVGVSLVVGAFIFGIGMQLGGGCASGTLYAVGGGRTVMFITLLFFIVGATIGAYHLPFWTEEMPAFEPISLATSTGLGYGGAWAISILLFGIITWITLAVEKKKRPPRMAPKPSANGWKRIFRGSWPLFAAAIALAVLNAVTLMTRGTPWGVTSAFALWGSKIATFFGIDVASWGYWQGASAQALQSSIFADSTTVLNFGVILGAFLASAAGGLFKFTKINLKNVAASIIGGLLMGYGARLAFGCNIGAYFGGIASFSLHGYVWGILALAGTFLALYLRPLFGLSVPKSKDSFC, via the coding sequence ATGTCACCAGTAAATGTTCAACCAATAGATGAAGTGAAAGATCCCGTTCAGCGGGAAAATACTGAACTGAACAGTCCACAAACGCGCTTAATCATTGGTGGGTTAGTCGTTGGTGCAATATTGTTTATTTATCTACTGGCCACACAAGCTATTACGCAGCCAATACTGCTCGTCATTGGATTGTTGCTTGGTTACACCTTATTCCATGCACGCTTTGGCTTTACATCGGCATTTCGTAGGTTGATGTCTGTAGGAAACGGGCAGGCACTACGCTCACACATGTTAATGCTGGCAGTAGCGGTTACCTTATTCGCTCCGATTCTAGCATTCGGTTACTCCTTTTTTGGAGGGGGCGTTTCCGGTTATGTATCGCCCGTTGGAGTTAGCCTTGTAGTTGGTGCTTTCATATTTGGAATAGGCATGCAGCTTGGTGGAGGCTGTGCATCTGGTACGCTCTACGCAGTCGGTGGCGGACGCACCGTCATGTTTATCACGCTATTATTCTTTATCGTTGGCGCAACAATAGGAGCCTACCATCTACCATTCTGGACAGAAGAGATGCCAGCATTCGAACCCATTTCCCTAGCAACCTCAACAGGACTTGGCTATGGTGGTGCCTGGGCCATATCAATCTTGCTGTTTGGTATCATCACGTGGATCACGTTAGCTGTAGAAAAAAAGAAGCGTCCACCAAGAATGGCACCTAAACCATCTGCAAATGGCTGGAAGCGGATTTTCCGTGGCTCATGGCCATTGTTCGCAGCAGCGATTGCTTTAGCTGTTCTGAATGCAGTGACATTAATGACCCGTGGTACACCATGGGGTGTCACTTCAGCTTTCGCATTATGGGGTTCTAAAATCGCCACGTTCTTCGGCATCGATGTTGCATCTTGGGGTTATTGGCAAGGTGCAAGCGCACAAGCATTGCAGTCATCCATTTTTGCAGATTCAACAACTGTATTGAACTTCGGCGTTATTCTAGGGGCATTCCTTGCTTCAGCAGCAGGCGGGTTGTTCAAATTCACGAAAATAAACCTGAAAAATGTAGCAGCTTCTATTATTGGAGGCCTATTAATGGGCTATGGCGCTCGTCTTGCATTCGGTTGTAATATCGGTGCATACTTCGGCGGAATCGCCTCGTTCAGTCTCCATGGATATGTCTGGGGAATCTTAGCGTTGGCAGGAACATTTTTAGCACTTTATCTCAGACCACTGTTTGGATTATCTGTACCGAAATCGAAGGACTCGTTTTGTTAG
- a CDS encoding Cof-type HAD-IIB family hydrolase yields MKLIATDLDGTLLNKKGEVSAENAKAIRMAMDRGIKFVVATGRSYDAASKPLQEVGLSCPIICLNGANTYSLNKELLRNAPMDLTVSRKIQAICRKEDVYFELFTNNGVYSTNREHFMEVMVDILTSTHPNSSEAEIRIAAEQRFQNERVQFVHNYDDLFSMDDIEIYKILAFSLEKGKLSNVRSQLDKETELAITSSGDINLEFNHPDAQKGIALANLADSMGVRMEDVMALGDNFNDASMLQMAGIGVAMGNAVDEIKELCSHTTKSNNDHGVAFAIEQMLKKVSL; encoded by the coding sequence ATGAAACTAATTGCTACAGACTTAGATGGTACATTATTAAACAAAAAAGGCGAAGTTAGTGCTGAAAATGCAAAAGCGATTCGAATGGCAATGGATCGTGGAATCAAATTTGTGGTTGCAACTGGGCGATCTTATGATGCTGCAAGTAAACCACTTCAAGAAGTTGGATTATCGTGTCCAATTATTTGTCTAAATGGTGCAAATACCTATTCTTTGAATAAAGAACTGCTAAGAAATGCCCCGATGGATTTAACGGTTTCTCGCAAAATTCAAGCCATCTGTCGGAAAGAAGACGTGTATTTCGAATTATTCACAAATAATGGAGTCTATTCAACTAATAGAGAACACTTTATGGAAGTGATGGTAGACATTTTGACTTCAACACATCCAAATTCCTCTGAAGCGGAAATTCGAATAGCTGCTGAGCAACGTTTTCAGAATGAACGGGTGCAATTCGTACATAATTATGATGATTTATTTTCAATGGATGACATTGAAATATATAAAATCCTAGCTTTTTCTCTTGAAAAAGGGAAACTAAGCAATGTACGTAGTCAACTAGATAAGGAAACAGAGCTTGCAATAACTTCTTCTGGCGACATTAATCTTGAATTTAACCACCCCGATGCTCAAAAAGGAATTGCTCTTGCAAATCTAGCAGATAGCATGGGAGTACGAATGGAAGATGTGATGGCGTTAGGAGACAACTTTAATGATGCATCGATGCTTCAAATGGCTGGAATCGGTGTTGCAATGGGTAATGCTGTTGATGAAATCAAAGAACTTTGTTCGCACACTACCAAATCAAATAATGATCATGGGGTTGCTTTTGCTATCGAACAGATGTTGAAGAAAGTTAGTTTGTAA
- a CDS encoding hydantoinase/carbamoylase family amidase, whose translation MKINKQRLMTMLDEVNQITSESEGVTRLAYSEQEEAALDWFIDKCEAHDIRTYRDAIGNVFGTIGPEGEKGVLIGSHLDTVKDGGKYDGALGVVAGLEVLMTLTENHAELKRPVTVVSFRGEEANILGGTFGSRAFCGMIDFNDDFIDRLKRTPFSLQQVKDTVNVDQYSDYIELHIEQGKTLEKDNINIGIVNTIAGIKRLDVTVHGESAHSGTMAMTERDDALTHTANVLLNFEKIVKSYGPPNVGTVGELFVHPNLPNVVPGKVEFVLEVRGTNIKTMHDITEEVSNYARQNHNVTIKPNVEKHPSDLSEIVLAAAEETCQEIDMSYHVMASGANHDANSLSTIMNSGLIFIPCLNGVSHNPKEYAAPTDIENGANTLLGTTLKLV comes from the coding sequence ATGAAAATAAATAAGCAAAGATTAATGACTATGTTGGATGAAGTGAATCAAATTACTTCCGAATCAGAAGGTGTTACACGTTTGGCTTATTCAGAACAAGAAGAAGCGGCACTCGACTGGTTTATTGATAAATGTGAAGCTCATGACATAAGAACGTACCGTGATGCAATTGGGAATGTCTTCGGTACAATAGGTCCAGAGGGTGAAAAAGGCGTGTTGATTGGCTCGCATTTAGATACTGTCAAAGATGGTGGGAAATATGACGGTGCGCTAGGTGTCGTGGCAGGACTTGAAGTATTAATGACGTTAACTGAAAATCATGCGGAATTAAAGCGACCTGTCACAGTTGTATCTTTTCGTGGTGAAGAGGCCAATATATTGGGGGGTACGTTTGGCAGTCGGGCATTTTGTGGCATGATTGATTTTAATGATGATTTTATTGACAGGTTAAAACGAACGCCTTTTTCGCTTCAGCAAGTCAAGGATACGGTGAATGTTGATCAATATAGTGATTATATTGAGCTCCATATTGAACAAGGAAAAACGTTAGAAAAAGATAATATAAATATTGGTATTGTGAATACGATTGCTGGTATTAAACGATTAGATGTGACCGTTCACGGTGAGTCTGCTCATTCTGGGACGATGGCAATGACTGAGCGGGACGATGCTTTAACACATACGGCTAACGTATTATTAAATTTTGAAAAGATTGTTAAATCATATGGCCCTCCTAATGTGGGGACAGTAGGAGAATTATTTGTCCATCCGAACTTACCTAATGTCGTGCCAGGGAAAGTAGAATTTGTTCTGGAAGTCAGAGGAACAAATATCAAGACGATGCATGATATAACAGAAGAGGTTTCAAACTATGCGCGTCAAAATCATAATGTGACGATTAAACCGAACGTTGAAAAACATCCATCTGACTTATCAGAAATAGTTTTAGCAGCAGCTGAAGAAACTTGCCAAGAAATAGATATGAGCTATCACGTGATGGCTAGTGGTGCGAATCATGACGCCAACTCACTATCCACAATCATGAACTCAGGACTCATATTTATCCCATGCCTAAACGGAGTCAGCCACAACCCTAAAGAATACGCCGCACCAACAGACATCGAAAACGGCGCAAACACACTACTAGGCACAACCCTTAAATTAGTGTGA
- a CDS encoding IclR family transcriptional regulator, translating into MNYKILHLFHTHGTPLHIDLILSETDVPRSSLYRQVKKLIEAGLIETVGKGMYAPGWLADEISRVKRDSLDPLIKASLPIMQEINKDSGESVNLTVVNGTKVRVLAHFESMHNLKFSFVEGQILDIFKGASSKVLLANLEEKHRQFLIEYNLTPEEGKALNQEIEHIRKAGYSITNSEVDDNAIGISVPILSGGKYILGGLSIAGPAFRIKEDNINTYIEKLKEGAIDIALHLE; encoded by the coding sequence ATGAATTATAAAATTCTCCACTTATTTCATACACACGGAACACCATTACATATTGATCTAATATTGAGTGAAACAGATGTGCCAAGAAGCTCACTCTATCGACAAGTCAAAAAGTTAATTGAAGCTGGATTAATAGAAACTGTTGGGAAAGGGATGTATGCACCAGGATGGTTAGCTGATGAAATTTCAAGAGTCAAAAGGGATTCACTTGATCCATTAATTAAAGCATCCTTACCGATTATGCAAGAAATTAATAAAGATAGTGGGGAATCCGTTAATTTAACGGTTGTTAATGGGACAAAAGTAAGAGTGCTTGCCCATTTCGAAAGTATGCATAATTTGAAGTTTTCCTTTGTAGAAGGACAAATATTGGATATTTTTAAAGGCGCCTCATCAAAAGTATTATTGGCCAATTTAGAAGAAAAACATCGCCAATTCCTGATTGAATACAACCTCACACCCGAGGAAGGAAAAGCATTAAATCAAGAAATAGAACACATTAGAAAAGCCGGATACTCCATCACCAATTCAGAAGTCGATGATAACGCAATTGGCATATCAGTTCCCATTCTTAGCGGGGGAAAGTACATTCTCGGTGGACTTTCAATCGCAGGACCAGCCTTCCGGATAAAAGAAGACAACATCAACACCTATATCGAAAAATTAAAAGAAGGAGCAATCGACATCGCACTACATTTGGAATAG
- a CDS encoding sodium:solute symporter family protein, whose amino-acid sequence MNTNLILFITIAIVLLSIITFSYFLGRKNKGIENWYVGGRALPLYVQVGTQFATVMGGGTIVGLVGTAYSSGWSTLTYGILTMIGFLPFLFMAKWLRNSEFETMPDIIRDIYGRNPVLSILTILCTLIVPFGWMITQLVGFGKIFATITGMNASLMVAIFAIISLAFVLPAGMTSVAWTDFIFGCAMAIGAVIAFFMALNMGDGFQTIMSNTPSEISDFPKGLVGVGMGTVLFWIFGVMPGNLTNQQLYQRIYSANNAKNAKKAIGITAVLFAIATFWSSTIGLTVRSLNPSLGNAENATGWFLMQTPDWFLIMFSVFIVATIMSTLSSAVQSVVVTITKDIYTNHINPDVKEKKLLSISRIVSVVVLTIAASLAIFYPQALGWIVASFAYSVSALLVPIIGGFILKDKNVLDNRAGIVSIVMGISGSAIAHGLGTSMYVVYGLIGSFLGLVIMAGINKATK is encoded by the coding sequence TTGAATACAAATCTAATTTTATTCATAACGATTGCGATTGTGCTTTTGAGTATAATAACTTTTTCTTATTTTTTAGGACGAAAAAATAAAGGAATTGAAAACTGGTATGTCGGAGGTAGAGCCTTACCGCTATATGTACAAGTTGGTACGCAATTTGCTACTGTTATGGGTGGTGGAACTATTGTTGGTCTTGTAGGGACTGCCTATTCAAGTGGTTGGTCGACTTTAACATATGGGATATTAACAATGATAGGATTTCTCCCATTTTTATTTATGGCTAAATGGCTTAGAAATAGTGAATTTGAAACAATGCCAGATATTATCAGAGACATTTATGGACGCAATCCAGTATTATCGATTCTTACAATTCTGTGTACGTTAATTGTTCCGTTTGGCTGGATGATTACGCAATTGGTCGGTTTCGGGAAAATTTTTGCAACTATCACAGGTATGAATGCATCGCTAATGGTAGCCATATTTGCGATTATTAGTTTGGCGTTTGTATTGCCAGCAGGAATGACATCGGTTGCATGGACTGACTTTATTTTTGGCTGTGCTATGGCAATTGGTGCGGTTATCGCCTTCTTCATGGCGTTAAATATGGGAGATGGCTTTCAAACGATCATGTCGAACACACCAAGTGAAATATCTGACTTCCCTAAAGGATTAGTAGGTGTTGGAATGGGGACGGTGTTATTTTGGATTTTTGGTGTGATGCCTGGTAACTTAACGAACCAGCAGCTTTATCAACGCATTTATTCAGCAAATAATGCCAAAAATGCCAAGAAAGCTATAGGTATAACAGCTGTTCTATTTGCCATTGCAACGTTTTGGTCTTCAACGATTGGTCTGACTGTTCGTTCACTTAATCCTTCATTAGGGAATGCAGAAAATGCAACAGGCTGGTTTTTAATGCAAACCCCTGATTGGTTTTTAATTATGTTTTCAGTATTTATTGTTGCGACGATTATGTCTACGTTAAGTAGTGCTGTTCAATCAGTAGTGGTAACGATTACAAAAGATATTTACACAAATCACATTAACCCTGATGTTAAAGAAAAGAAGCTCTTGTCTATTTCTAGAATCGTGTCTGTTGTTGTGCTTACCATTGCCGCGTCATTGGCAATTTTCTATCCACAAGCTTTAGGTTGGATAGTCGCATCGTTTGCTTATTCGGTATCGGCATTACTGGTTCCTATAATTGGTGGGTTTATCCTTAAAGATAAAAACGTTCTTGATAATCGTGCAGGAATCGTTAGCATTGTTATGGGGATATCAGGTTCGGCAATTGCTCACGGATTAGGAACAAGTATGTATGTCGTTTACGGGTTAATTGGCTCATTTTTAGGATTAGTCATTATGGCAGGAATTAATAAAGCGACAAAGTAA
- a CDS encoding dihydroorotase — translation MMVEKVVRGYIVTPEENFLGEIGITNGKIVEVSKIQGHLDAETVDDFGQDYIFPGFIDTHVHCYSNPNEGIHRASMAAAKGGITLFIDMPYDLPTPVTNKDILKEKIDTISKEAVIDVALWGTVPKENGAAVVDELADGGVVGFKLSTFETDPYRFPRISDADILETMRKAADRDLIVAFHAENDELLTRYIEDAKRENRVESIYHNLTRPPVTETTAVIKLLDMASWAHAKLHIVHVSHAKSLEYINWFKAQGTNVTAETCYNYLLLTTEDLKKFGPKAKINPPLREPNELKELEEQLLSGGIDFITSDHAPWQKKDKSIGDDNIFKAKSGSPGLEIMIPLLFDYLIGEKKVTLSKFAELLALAPAQRFNLNNKGSIEQGKDADFTVIHNRGSWQIDENEFISISDVSPFHEHTVNNRIEATIVRGEMVYTHDHGVVENNRGQFVKPNY, via the coding sequence ATGATGGTTGAAAAAGTAGTAAGAGGTTATATTGTGACACCAGAGGAAAATTTTTTAGGAGAAATTGGTATTACCAATGGCAAAATAGTAGAGGTTTCAAAAATACAAGGTCATCTAGACGCGGAAACGGTGGATGACTTTGGACAGGATTATATTTTCCCAGGGTTTATCGATACGCACGTGCATTGCTATAGTAATCCAAATGAAGGGATTCATCGGGCATCAATGGCAGCAGCAAAAGGCGGCATAACACTCTTTATCGATATGCCTTATGATTTACCAACACCTGTAACAAATAAGGATATACTGAAAGAGAAAATTGATACGATTTCTAAAGAAGCTGTTATCGATGTTGCCTTATGGGGTACAGTTCCGAAAGAAAATGGTGCGGCTGTCGTTGATGAATTAGCTGATGGCGGTGTGGTAGGATTTAAACTTTCAACATTTGAGACAGATCCTTATCGATTTCCGAGAATATCAGATGCTGATATATTGGAAACGATGAGAAAAGCTGCAGACCGAGATTTAATCGTAGCTTTCCATGCCGAGAATGATGAATTATTAACACGTTATATTGAAGATGCCAAGCGAGAAAATCGTGTTGAATCTATTTATCATAACTTGACTCGGCCACCTGTTACGGAAACTACAGCTGTAATCAAACTGCTAGATATGGCTTCATGGGCACATGCGAAGTTGCACATCGTTCATGTTAGTCATGCGAAAAGTCTTGAATATATTAATTGGTTTAAAGCACAAGGAACGAATGTGACCGCTGAGACTTGCTATAATTATTTGTTATTAACGACTGAAGATTTGAAGAAATTTGGTCCAAAAGCAAAAATTAACCCTCCATTAAGGGAACCGAATGAGTTGAAAGAATTAGAAGAACAGTTACTTAGTGGAGGTATCGATTTTATCACGTCTGACCATGCGCCTTGGCAAAAAAAGGATAAGTCAATTGGAGATGACAATATTTTTAAAGCAAAATCAGGATCCCCTGGTTTGGAAATTATGATTCCATTACTTTTTGATTATTTGATTGGTGAAAAAAAGGTTACGTTAAGTAAATTTGCAGAATTGTTGGCACTCGCTCCAGCTCAAAGATTTAACTTGAACAATAAAGGGTCTATTGAGCAAGGTAAAGATGCCGATTTTACAGTTATTCATAATCGTGGATCATGGCAAATTGATGAGAATGAGTTTATTTCGATTTCTGATGTCTCACCATTTCATGAGCATACGGTAAATAATCGCATTGAGGCGACTATTGTTAGAGGTGAAATGGTTTATACCCATGATCATGGTGTTGTAGAGAATAATAGAGGTCAATTTGTTAAACCGAATTATTAA